The DNA region TCTGAACCCTCATTCCTAGTGCGGGGCAAGGGGCTTAAGCCCCTTGTCTTGCCCTCAAGGGCTTGATGTTTGATTGCGCGATCGCACACCCAACTCATCGATTTTGTTCACCGCGTTATTCTTGCTTTCTATGAAAGAGTGGATTGTTGAAATTATTGGTTCCCTGGGCTATTTCGGCATTGGGTTCCTGATGTTTTTGGAAAACCTATTTCCGCCGATTCCTTCCGAATTGATCATGCCCTTGGCGGGGTTTACGGCTTCGCAGCCCAATAACAACCTAGAACTGATTCCGGCGATCGCAGCGGGTGTAATCGGCACGGTTTTGGGAGCCTATCCCTGGTACTACATTGGCAAACTGGTCAATGAAGAGCGCCTAGAACGTTGGGCAGATAAATACTTCAAATGGATCGGGATTTCCGGCGAGGATGTGGGGAAATCCAAAACCTGGTTCCAAAAGCATGGCGCTAAAGCTGTGTTCTTGGGTCGGATGGTTCCGGGAATTCGGACACTGATTTCACTCCCGGCGGGCATTGAAGAAATGCCGCTCGTTCCCTTCACGATCTACACCACCCTTGGCACGATCATTTGGACAACGGCTCTCACCACCTTGGGCTACAAACTTGGCTCCAACTATGAGCTGGTTGATGAATATCTCAGCCCGGTTTCTAAGATCGTGTTGGGGATTTTGGTGTTGTGCTTTGCGGCTTGGTTGCTCAAGAAAAACCTGGATTTACGCAACAAGGGTAACGGTTAAAAAGTGGGTAACTGGTGGAGGGTGTAAGGCGTTACGCTCCTACGAAATGACTGCCAAAATAATAGTCACGTGAATCGGGGTGGGCTGGGCCTGCCCCGATTTGTTTGGGATGAATTGAGCTGGTTAGAGATCAACAACCATGACAGAAGTGGCGGCGATCGCCCTGGATATTGGGCGCAAACGAATTGGGGTGGCGGGGTGCGATCGCCTTGGGTTACTGGCCAGCCCGATCGCCACGATCGAGCGGCAATCTTTTGAGCAAGATGTGGCAGCGTTGCGGGCGATCGCCCAAGAACGCCAGGCTACATTGTTGGTGGCCGGGTTGCCCTTGACGATGGATGGGGAAGACAGCGCCCAAACCCGCCACGCCCGCAAGTGGGCCAAGCGCTACGCCACGGCGATCGGGCTGCCGTTTGTGTTGGTGGATGAGCGGCTGAGTTCGGTGGAAGCCGAGGAACTGTTGCGATCGCGCGGCCTCCAACCCTCGCGAGACAAGGGCAGCATCGATCGCTATGCGGCGGCGGCGATTTTGCAACGCTGGCTGGATGAGCAGCGGATTTGAATTTAGTCAGAACCAGTCGCTATCCTGGGAAGAGATAGCCCACTGCATTGGTTTTGGAGGATCGGTAAATGACCGCTAGCCTAAGCGCTCCGGTTGCTGCTGAGTCAGCCCCAGAGGCGATCGACCTAAACCAGTTTTTGGCCCTGCCCGATACCCAGCCGG from Limnothrix sp. FACHB-406 includes:
- a CDS encoding DedA family protein; amino-acid sequence: MKEWIVEIIGSLGYFGIGFLMFLENLFPPIPSELIMPLAGFTASQPNNNLELIPAIAAGVIGTVLGAYPWYYIGKLVNEERLERWADKYFKWIGISGEDVGKSKTWFQKHGAKAVFLGRMVPGIRTLISLPAGIEEMPLVPFTIYTTLGTIIWTTALTTLGYKLGSNYELVDEYLSPVSKIVLGILVLCFAAWLLKKNLDLRNKGNG
- the ruvX gene encoding Holliday junction resolvase RuvX; this encodes MTEVAAIALDIGRKRIGVAGCDRLGLLASPIATIERQSFEQDVAALRAIAQERQATLLVAGLPLTMDGEDSAQTRHARKWAKRYATAIGLPFVLVDERLSSVEAEELLRSRGLQPSRDKGSIDRYAAAAILQRWLDEQRI